A window from Theobroma cacao cultivar B97-61/B2 chromosome 3, Criollo_cocoa_genome_V2, whole genome shotgun sequence encodes these proteins:
- the LOC18605359 gene encoding uncharacterized protein LOC18605359, translating into MGIIKSSFSFIAGTVCGIYIAQNYNVPNIKRLADTAFFMAKHVEEKYRKPKNRDDD; encoded by the coding sequence ATGGGAATAATAAAAAGCAGTTTTTCGTTCATCGCAGGTACGGTTTGCGGAATTTACATTGCCCAGAACTACAACGTTCCCAACATCAAAAGGCTGGCTGACACCGCCTTCTTCATGGCCAAGCATGTCGAAGAGAAATACCGCAAGCCCAAGAACAGGGACGACGATTAG